A stretch of Oreochromis aureus strain Israel breed Guangdong linkage group 11, ZZ_aureus, whole genome shotgun sequence DNA encodes these proteins:
- the LOC116320942 gene encoding protein argonaute-3 isoform X2: MEIGTTGAVGAQSLFSMPRRPGYGTMGKPIKLLANCFQVEIPKMDVYLYEVDIKPDKCPRRVNREVVDSMVQHFKVTIFGDRRPVYDGKKSLYTANPLPVAPTGVDLDVTLPGEGGKDRPFKVSIKFVSLVSWHMLHEVLTGRSMPEPLELDKPISTNPVHAVDVVLRNLPSMKYTPVGRSFFSAPEGYDHPLGGGREVWFGFHQSVRPAMWKMMLNIDVSATAFYKAQPVIQFMCEVLDIHNIDEQPRPLTDSHRVKFTKEIKGLKVEVTHCGTMRRKYRVCNVTRRPASHQTFPLQLENGQTVERTVAQYFREKYNLQLKYPHLPCLQVGQEQKHTYLPLEVCNIVAGQRCIKKLTDNQTSTMIKATARSAPDRQEEISRLVRSANYEADPFVQEFQFKVRDEMAHVTGRVLPAPMLQYGGRNRTVATPSHGVWDMRGKQFHTGVEIKMWAIACFATQRQCREEILKGFTDQLRKISKDAGMPIQGQPCFCKYAQGADSVEPMFRHLKNTYAGLQLIIVILPGKTPVYAEVKRVGDTLLGMATQCVQVKNVVKTSPQTLSNLCLKINVKLGGINNILVPHQRPSVFQQPVIFLGADVTHPPAGDGKKPSIAAVVGSMDAHPSRYCATVRVQRPRQEVIQDLASMVRELLIQFYKSTRYKPTRIIFYRDGVSEGQFRQVLYYELLAIREACISLEKEYQPGITYIVVQKRHHTRLFCADRNERVGRSGNIPAGTTVDTDITHPYEFDFYLCSHAGIQGTSRPSHYHVLWDDNCFTADEFQLLTYQLCHTYVRCTRSVSIPAPAYYAHLVAFRARYHLVDKEHDSAEGSHVSGQSNGRDPQALAKAVQIHHDTLRTMYFA, translated from the exons GAGCCGTTGGGGCCCAGTCCCTGTTCTCCATGCCTCGGCGGCCTGGCTATGGCACCATGGGGAAGCCAATCAAGCTGCTGGCCAACTGCTTCCAGGTGGAGATCCCCAAGATGGATGTCTACCTCTACGAGGTGGACATCAAGCCTGACAAGTGCCCACGGCGAGTCAACAG GGAGGTGGTTGACTCTATGGTGCAGCACTTCAAGGTGACAATCTTTGGGGATCGCAGGCCAGTCTACGATGGAAAGAAGAGTTTGTACACAGCCAACCCACTGCCTGTGGCACCCACGGGG GTGGACCTGGATGTCACTCTcccaggagagggagggaaagaTCGGCCCTTCAAAGTTTCCATTAAGTTCGTGTCTCTCGTCAGCTGGCACATGCTCCATGAGGTGCTGACTGGCCGCAGCATGCCTGAACCCCTTGAGCTGGACAAGCCTATCAGCACCAACCCCGTACACGCAGTGGACGTAGTACTGCGAAACTTGCCCTCCATGAA GTACACTCCAGTGGGCCGATCCTTCTTCTCTGCTCCAGAAGGCTATGACCATCCTCTGGGAGGTGGGAGGGAAGTTTGGTTTGGTTTCCACCAATCTGTGCGCCCAGCCATGTGGAAGATGATGCTAAACATTGATG TGTCTGCCACAGCCTTCTACAAAGCCCAGCCAGTGATCCAGTTCATGTGTGAAGTGCTGGATATTCACAACATCGACGAGCAGCCTCGCCCTCTCACAGACTCGCACAGGGTCAAATTCACCAAAGAAATCAAAG GTTTAAAGGTGGAGGTGACGCACTGTGGAACCATGCGGAGGAAGTACCGCGTCTGCAACGTGACCCGTCGACCTGCCAGCCATCAAAC gttccctctgcagctggagaatggccagactgtaGAGCGTACTGTAGCCCAGTACTTCAGGGAGAAGTACAACCTGCAGCTCAAATATCCACATTTACCCTGTCTACAGGTGGGCCAGGAGCAAAAGCACACCTACCTGCCCCTAGAG GTGTGTAATATTGTAGCTGGTCAACGGTGCATCAAGAAGCTGACAGATAATCAGACCTCCACTATGATCAAAGCCACAGCTCGCTCTGCACCTGACAGACAGGAGGAGATCAGCAGGCTG GTGCGCAGTGCCAACTATGAGGCAGACCCTTTTGTGCAGGAGTTCCAGTTCAAAGTGCGTGACGAGATGGCCCATGTGACGGGGCGAGTGCTACCCGCCCCCATGCTGCAGTACGGCGGCAGG AACCGCACTGTAGCCACGCCCAGCCATGGCGTGTGGGACATGAGGGGAAAGCAGTTCCACACCGGGGTAGAGATCAAGATGTGGGCCATTGCCTGCTTCGCCACACAGAGGCAGTGTCGAGAAGAAATCCTGAA GGGTTTCACAGACCAGCTGCGTAAAATCTCAAAGGATGCTGGGATGCCCATCCAAGGCCAGCCGTGTTTCTGTAAATACGCCCAGGGAGCAGACAGCGTGGAGCCCATGTTCAGACACCTGAAGAACACCTATGCCGGACTGCAGCTCATAATCGTCATCCTGCCGGGAAAAACTCCTGTCTACG CGGAGGTAAAGCGTGTGGGAGACACTCTGTTGGGCATGGCGACTCAGTGTGTTCAGGTTAAGAACGTGGTGAAGACGTCACCGCAGACTCTGTCCAACCTCTGCCTCAAGATCAATGTGAAGCTGGGAGGGATCAACAACATCCTGGTACCTCACCAACG ACCATCAGTGTTTCAGCAGCCAGTTATCTTCTTGGGAGCAGATGTTACACATCCACCAGCCGGAGATGGGAAGAAGCCTTCTATTGCAGCA GTGGTAGGTAGTATGGACGCCCACCCCAGCAGGTACTGTGCCACCGTACGAGTCCAGAGGCCCAGGCAGGAGGTCATCCAGGACCTGGCCTCTATGGTGCGGGaactgctgatccagttctacaagTCAACCCGCTACAAGCCCACACGGATCATTTTCTACAGGGATGGAGTTTCAGAAGGCCAGTTCAGACAG GTGCTGTATTATGAGCTGCTGGCCATTCGTGAGGCCTGTATCAGCCTGGAGAAGGAGTACCAGCCAGGCATCACCTACATTGTTGTGCAAAAACGCCACCATACACGCCTCTTCTGTGCCGACCGCAACGAGAGA GTTGGACGTAGTGGAAACATTCCCGCTGGTACTACTGTGGATACGGACATCACGCATCCCTACGAGTTCGATTTTTACCTCTGCAGTCACGCTGGAATACAG GGCACCAGTCGGCCCTCCCACTACCATGTACTGTGGGACGACAACTGTTTTACCGCTGACGAGTTCCAGCTGCTCACCTACCAGTTGTGCCACACCTATGTGCGCTGTACCCGCTCAGTCTCCATCCCTGCGCCAGCCTACTATGCCCACCTGGTGGCCTTTCGTGCCCGCTATCATTTGGTTGACAAAGAACATGACAG CGCTGAGGGCAGCCATGTGTCTGGTCAGAGTAACGGTCGGGACCCCCAGGCGCTGGCCAAAGCTGTTCAGATCCACCACGACACCCTGAGGACCATGTACTTCGCCTGA
- the LOC116320942 gene encoding protein argonaute-3 isoform X1 → MEIGTTGAVGAQSLFSMPRRPGYGTMGKPIKLLANCFQVEIPKMDVYLYEVDIKPDKCPRRVNREVVDSMVQHFKVTIFGDRRPVYDGKKSLYTANPLPVAPTGVDLDVTLPGEGGKDRPFKVSIKFVSLVSWHMLHEVLTGRSMPEPLELDKPISTNPVHAVDVVLRNLPSMKYTPVGRSFFSAPEGYDHPLGGGREVWFGFHQSVRPAMWKMMLNIDVSATAFYKAQPVIQFMCEVLDIHNIDEQPRPLTDSHRVKFTKEIKGLKVEVTHCGTMRRKYRVCNVTRRPASHQTFPLQLENGQTVERTVAQYFREKYNLQLKYPHLPCLQVGQEQKHTYLPLEVCNIVAGQRCIKKLTDNQTSTMIKATARSAPDRQEEISRLVRSANYEADPFVQEFQFKVRDEMAHVTGRVLPAPMLQYGGRVSTEHFMNRTVATPSHGVWDMRGKQFHTGVEIKMWAIACFATQRQCREEILKGFTDQLRKISKDAGMPIQGQPCFCKYAQGADSVEPMFRHLKNTYAGLQLIIVILPGKTPVYAEVKRVGDTLLGMATQCVQVKNVVKTSPQTLSNLCLKINVKLGGINNILVPHQRPSVFQQPVIFLGADVTHPPAGDGKKPSIAAVVGSMDAHPSRYCATVRVQRPRQEVIQDLASMVRELLIQFYKSTRYKPTRIIFYRDGVSEGQFRQVLYYELLAIREACISLEKEYQPGITYIVVQKRHHTRLFCADRNERVGRSGNIPAGTTVDTDITHPYEFDFYLCSHAGIQGTSRPSHYHVLWDDNCFTADEFQLLTYQLCHTYVRCTRSVSIPAPAYYAHLVAFRARYHLVDKEHDSAEGSHVSGQSNGRDPQALAKAVQIHHDTLRTMYFA, encoded by the exons GAGCCGTTGGGGCCCAGTCCCTGTTCTCCATGCCTCGGCGGCCTGGCTATGGCACCATGGGGAAGCCAATCAAGCTGCTGGCCAACTGCTTCCAGGTGGAGATCCCCAAGATGGATGTCTACCTCTACGAGGTGGACATCAAGCCTGACAAGTGCCCACGGCGAGTCAACAG GGAGGTGGTTGACTCTATGGTGCAGCACTTCAAGGTGACAATCTTTGGGGATCGCAGGCCAGTCTACGATGGAAAGAAGAGTTTGTACACAGCCAACCCACTGCCTGTGGCACCCACGGGG GTGGACCTGGATGTCACTCTcccaggagagggagggaaagaTCGGCCCTTCAAAGTTTCCATTAAGTTCGTGTCTCTCGTCAGCTGGCACATGCTCCATGAGGTGCTGACTGGCCGCAGCATGCCTGAACCCCTTGAGCTGGACAAGCCTATCAGCACCAACCCCGTACACGCAGTGGACGTAGTACTGCGAAACTTGCCCTCCATGAA GTACACTCCAGTGGGCCGATCCTTCTTCTCTGCTCCAGAAGGCTATGACCATCCTCTGGGAGGTGGGAGGGAAGTTTGGTTTGGTTTCCACCAATCTGTGCGCCCAGCCATGTGGAAGATGATGCTAAACATTGATG TGTCTGCCACAGCCTTCTACAAAGCCCAGCCAGTGATCCAGTTCATGTGTGAAGTGCTGGATATTCACAACATCGACGAGCAGCCTCGCCCTCTCACAGACTCGCACAGGGTCAAATTCACCAAAGAAATCAAAG GTTTAAAGGTGGAGGTGACGCACTGTGGAACCATGCGGAGGAAGTACCGCGTCTGCAACGTGACCCGTCGACCTGCCAGCCATCAAAC gttccctctgcagctggagaatggccagactgtaGAGCGTACTGTAGCCCAGTACTTCAGGGAGAAGTACAACCTGCAGCTCAAATATCCACATTTACCCTGTCTACAGGTGGGCCAGGAGCAAAAGCACACCTACCTGCCCCTAGAG GTGTGTAATATTGTAGCTGGTCAACGGTGCATCAAGAAGCTGACAGATAATCAGACCTCCACTATGATCAAAGCCACAGCTCGCTCTGCACCTGACAGACAGGAGGAGATCAGCAGGCTG GTGCGCAGTGCCAACTATGAGGCAGACCCTTTTGTGCAGGAGTTCCAGTTCAAAGTGCGTGACGAGATGGCCCATGTGACGGGGCGAGTGCTACCCGCCCCCATGCTGCAGTACGGCGGCAGGGTGAGCACAGAGCACTTTATG AACCGCACTGTAGCCACGCCCAGCCATGGCGTGTGGGACATGAGGGGAAAGCAGTTCCACACCGGGGTAGAGATCAAGATGTGGGCCATTGCCTGCTTCGCCACACAGAGGCAGTGTCGAGAAGAAATCCTGAA GGGTTTCACAGACCAGCTGCGTAAAATCTCAAAGGATGCTGGGATGCCCATCCAAGGCCAGCCGTGTTTCTGTAAATACGCCCAGGGAGCAGACAGCGTGGAGCCCATGTTCAGACACCTGAAGAACACCTATGCCGGACTGCAGCTCATAATCGTCATCCTGCCGGGAAAAACTCCTGTCTACG CGGAGGTAAAGCGTGTGGGAGACACTCTGTTGGGCATGGCGACTCAGTGTGTTCAGGTTAAGAACGTGGTGAAGACGTCACCGCAGACTCTGTCCAACCTCTGCCTCAAGATCAATGTGAAGCTGGGAGGGATCAACAACATCCTGGTACCTCACCAACG ACCATCAGTGTTTCAGCAGCCAGTTATCTTCTTGGGAGCAGATGTTACACATCCACCAGCCGGAGATGGGAAGAAGCCTTCTATTGCAGCA GTGGTAGGTAGTATGGACGCCCACCCCAGCAGGTACTGTGCCACCGTACGAGTCCAGAGGCCCAGGCAGGAGGTCATCCAGGACCTGGCCTCTATGGTGCGGGaactgctgatccagttctacaagTCAACCCGCTACAAGCCCACACGGATCATTTTCTACAGGGATGGAGTTTCAGAAGGCCAGTTCAGACAG GTGCTGTATTATGAGCTGCTGGCCATTCGTGAGGCCTGTATCAGCCTGGAGAAGGAGTACCAGCCAGGCATCACCTACATTGTTGTGCAAAAACGCCACCATACACGCCTCTTCTGTGCCGACCGCAACGAGAGA GTTGGACGTAGTGGAAACATTCCCGCTGGTACTACTGTGGATACGGACATCACGCATCCCTACGAGTTCGATTTTTACCTCTGCAGTCACGCTGGAATACAG GGCACCAGTCGGCCCTCCCACTACCATGTACTGTGGGACGACAACTGTTTTACCGCTGACGAGTTCCAGCTGCTCACCTACCAGTTGTGCCACACCTATGTGCGCTGTACCCGCTCAGTCTCCATCCCTGCGCCAGCCTACTATGCCCACCTGGTGGCCTTTCGTGCCCGCTATCATTTGGTTGACAAAGAACATGACAG CGCTGAGGGCAGCCATGTGTCTGGTCAGAGTAACGGTCGGGACCCCCAGGCGCTGGCCAAAGCTGTTCAGATCCACCACGACACCCTGAGGACCATGTACTTCGCCTGA
- the LOC116320942 gene encoding protein argonaute-3 isoform X3, with the protein MLHEVLTGRSMPEPLELDKPISTNPVHAVDVVLRNLPSMKYTPVGRSFFSAPEGYDHPLGGGREVWFGFHQSVRPAMWKMMLNIDVSATAFYKAQPVIQFMCEVLDIHNIDEQPRPLTDSHRVKFTKEIKGLKVEVTHCGTMRRKYRVCNVTRRPASHQTFPLQLENGQTVERTVAQYFREKYNLQLKYPHLPCLQVGQEQKHTYLPLEVCNIVAGQRCIKKLTDNQTSTMIKATARSAPDRQEEISRLVRSANYEADPFVQEFQFKVRDEMAHVTGRVLPAPMLQYGGRVSTEHFMNRTVATPSHGVWDMRGKQFHTGVEIKMWAIACFATQRQCREEILKGFTDQLRKISKDAGMPIQGQPCFCKYAQGADSVEPMFRHLKNTYAGLQLIIVILPGKTPVYAEVKRVGDTLLGMATQCVQVKNVVKTSPQTLSNLCLKINVKLGGINNILVPHQRPSVFQQPVIFLGADVTHPPAGDGKKPSIAAVVGSMDAHPSRYCATVRVQRPRQEVIQDLASMVRELLIQFYKSTRYKPTRIIFYRDGVSEGQFRQVLYYELLAIREACISLEKEYQPGITYIVVQKRHHTRLFCADRNERVGRSGNIPAGTTVDTDITHPYEFDFYLCSHAGIQGTSRPSHYHVLWDDNCFTADEFQLLTYQLCHTYVRCTRSVSIPAPAYYAHLVAFRARYHLVDKEHDSAEGSHVSGQSNGRDPQALAKAVQIHHDTLRTMYFA; encoded by the exons ATGCTCCATGAGGTGCTGACTGGCCGCAGCATGCCTGAACCCCTTGAGCTGGACAAGCCTATCAGCACCAACCCCGTACACGCAGTGGACGTAGTACTGCGAAACTTGCCCTCCATGAA GTACACTCCAGTGGGCCGATCCTTCTTCTCTGCTCCAGAAGGCTATGACCATCCTCTGGGAGGTGGGAGGGAAGTTTGGTTTGGTTTCCACCAATCTGTGCGCCCAGCCATGTGGAAGATGATGCTAAACATTGATG TGTCTGCCACAGCCTTCTACAAAGCCCAGCCAGTGATCCAGTTCATGTGTGAAGTGCTGGATATTCACAACATCGACGAGCAGCCTCGCCCTCTCACAGACTCGCACAGGGTCAAATTCACCAAAGAAATCAAAG GTTTAAAGGTGGAGGTGACGCACTGTGGAACCATGCGGAGGAAGTACCGCGTCTGCAACGTGACCCGTCGACCTGCCAGCCATCAAAC gttccctctgcagctggagaatggccagactgtaGAGCGTACTGTAGCCCAGTACTTCAGGGAGAAGTACAACCTGCAGCTCAAATATCCACATTTACCCTGTCTACAGGTGGGCCAGGAGCAAAAGCACACCTACCTGCCCCTAGAG GTGTGTAATATTGTAGCTGGTCAACGGTGCATCAAGAAGCTGACAGATAATCAGACCTCCACTATGATCAAAGCCACAGCTCGCTCTGCACCTGACAGACAGGAGGAGATCAGCAGGCTG GTGCGCAGTGCCAACTATGAGGCAGACCCTTTTGTGCAGGAGTTCCAGTTCAAAGTGCGTGACGAGATGGCCCATGTGACGGGGCGAGTGCTACCCGCCCCCATGCTGCAGTACGGCGGCAGGGTGAGCACAGAGCACTTTATG AACCGCACTGTAGCCACGCCCAGCCATGGCGTGTGGGACATGAGGGGAAAGCAGTTCCACACCGGGGTAGAGATCAAGATGTGGGCCATTGCCTGCTTCGCCACACAGAGGCAGTGTCGAGAAGAAATCCTGAA GGGTTTCACAGACCAGCTGCGTAAAATCTCAAAGGATGCTGGGATGCCCATCCAAGGCCAGCCGTGTTTCTGTAAATACGCCCAGGGAGCAGACAGCGTGGAGCCCATGTTCAGACACCTGAAGAACACCTATGCCGGACTGCAGCTCATAATCGTCATCCTGCCGGGAAAAACTCCTGTCTACG CGGAGGTAAAGCGTGTGGGAGACACTCTGTTGGGCATGGCGACTCAGTGTGTTCAGGTTAAGAACGTGGTGAAGACGTCACCGCAGACTCTGTCCAACCTCTGCCTCAAGATCAATGTGAAGCTGGGAGGGATCAACAACATCCTGGTACCTCACCAACG ACCATCAGTGTTTCAGCAGCCAGTTATCTTCTTGGGAGCAGATGTTACACATCCACCAGCCGGAGATGGGAAGAAGCCTTCTATTGCAGCA GTGGTAGGTAGTATGGACGCCCACCCCAGCAGGTACTGTGCCACCGTACGAGTCCAGAGGCCCAGGCAGGAGGTCATCCAGGACCTGGCCTCTATGGTGCGGGaactgctgatccagttctacaagTCAACCCGCTACAAGCCCACACGGATCATTTTCTACAGGGATGGAGTTTCAGAAGGCCAGTTCAGACAG GTGCTGTATTATGAGCTGCTGGCCATTCGTGAGGCCTGTATCAGCCTGGAGAAGGAGTACCAGCCAGGCATCACCTACATTGTTGTGCAAAAACGCCACCATACACGCCTCTTCTGTGCCGACCGCAACGAGAGA GTTGGACGTAGTGGAAACATTCCCGCTGGTACTACTGTGGATACGGACATCACGCATCCCTACGAGTTCGATTTTTACCTCTGCAGTCACGCTGGAATACAG GGCACCAGTCGGCCCTCCCACTACCATGTACTGTGGGACGACAACTGTTTTACCGCTGACGAGTTCCAGCTGCTCACCTACCAGTTGTGCCACACCTATGTGCGCTGTACCCGCTCAGTCTCCATCCCTGCGCCAGCCTACTATGCCCACCTGGTGGCCTTTCGTGCCCGCTATCATTTGGTTGACAAAGAACATGACAG CGCTGAGGGCAGCCATGTGTCTGGTCAGAGTAACGGTCGGGACCCCCAGGCGCTGGCCAAAGCTGTTCAGATCCACCACGACACCCTGAGGACCATGTACTTCGCCTGA